TTGAGGCCGCTTAGGCTTGATGATGTCTATAAAGGTTATACGTATGATTTGGACAAGGTGGTGGAGCCGGGGAAGACCATCGCTTGGGTGAAGGAGCGCCTGGCCGGTCTGGACCTGAAGATCCTCAAGCAGGTGGTGCGCATTGATTCGGGGCGTCTGGACATTCCGGTGTACATCAGTCTGGTGGATGTGGATGCCATGCGGGTGATGCCCACCCGCAAGCAGATGGGCAAAGGCGCCACTCCGGCCCAGGCCGAGGCCTCGGCCCTTATGGAGCTGGTGGAGCGCTTCAGTTTTTTTTCGTTTCTGGAGGAAGGCCCCTTAATTTATGGCCGGGCCCGGGAGTTCGGGGAGGGGGCCCTGCCCTTCCGGTATCTGGCCCGCTCCCTATTTGATGCTTCGCCTGCCGCCGAGCTGGCAGAGCGCCTTTACCCGGACTGGCCCCTCTATTTTGCCCCGGCCACCAATCTGGCCAGCGGCGAGGCGGTGCTCCTGCCTTTCCATTGGTTTTATCTGATTGAGGAATTCAATGGCCCGGCGGCGGGCAACTGCCCCGAGGAGGCGGTGCTTCAGGGCTTGTGTGAGGTGGTGGAGCGCCATGTGGGCTCGGTGATCAGCCACGAGCGGCTCCCCACCCCCCTCATTGACCCGGAAAGTGCCACCGACCCGGTGGTGCGGGAGCTGTTGGACAAGTTCCGGCGCAACGGCATCAGGCTGTGGCTCCGGGATTTCTCCTTGGACACCGGCATCCCCACGGTGGGGGCCCTGGCCTATGATCCGGCCACCTTCCCGGAAAAGAGCGAGATCGTCTTCACCGCCGGCACCACCACCAGCCCGGAGAAGTCCCTGGCCCGGGCCCTGACCGAGATCGCCCAGCTGGCGGGGGATTTTCACCGCCGCACCAGCTACCGGCCCACCCTGCCCAAATACGGGAGCCTTAAGGAGGCGGCTTATCTCATGGCCGAGGGGCCCATGGTGCCTTTGGCGAGCCTTCCCGACATTTCCCATGACAACCTCAGGGTGGAAATTTCCCGGGCGGTGGAGGCGTTAGGCAAGCTGGGTCTGGAGCCCCTGGCGGTGGATCTCACCCATCCGGGGCTGCAGATCCCGGTGTATTACCTGCTCATTCCCGGCACGCATTTCCTGGAGCGCACCCGCAATACCGACACCCTTTTCCATCTGGCCCGGACCGCGGCCCTCTATGCCCGGCCCGCCGACGCCCTGGAGGCTTTGGCCCGCTTGCAGGCCCTGGCCCCGGAGCGCTTCGAGGTGCCCTTCTTTTTGGGGGTGGTGCAGGAGAACCTGGGAGAGCCCGCCGCGGCCCTGGAGTCCTTCCGGCGCTCCCTCACGTTGGGGCCGCCGGCCCACGAGGTGGCCAGCGTCTATGTGCACCTGGGCTCCTGCCTTAAGGACCTGGGAGAGTATGACCAGGCGGTGGCGGCTCTTGGACAAGCCCGGGAGCTCAACCCCGAGCTCAAGGAGGCCCACCATCTCCTGGGCTTCTGCTTCTTCAAGCTGGGGGCGCATGAGGAGGCGGTGGCCTGCTTTGAGCGCTGCATCGAGCTGGACCCCGGCTCCGGCATCGACTATGCCAACCTGGGGGTGAACCTGCTCCGGCTGGGGCACTGCCGGGAGGCGGCCTATGTGCTCCAGCAGGCCCTGGACCTGGACCCCTCCCTGGACTTCGCCCGCCGGATGCTGAAGGAGGCCCTGGGCTGAGTCAAAGGGTTGGGGGAGAGGGCCTGGGAGAGGGGGCAGGGGTCCGCGACCCCTGGCCCCCTCTCCCAGAACCAGGTACCGCTCTAATGCACACCTGAGAGGTGAGGATGCTCAAGCCGCCTGTGTGCGATTTTTCCCGCTACCCGCCGGAGTCCGCCGGCAGGCTCCTGACCTGTCAGGTGCCCGTGGTCTCCCAGGAGGCCACCATCGCGGCGGTGGAGCGGCTGCTCCTCACCCACGCCCGGGATTTCGAGTCCATCAGCTATGTCTATGTGGTGGATGAGGCGGGCTGCCTCACCGGAGTGCTGTCCATCAAGGAGGTCTTTCAGCAGGAGAAGCGGCGTCCGGTGGCGGAGGTGATGGTCACTCGCCTGGCCACCGTGCCGCCGGCGGCCGACCAGGAGCGGGTGGTGCACCTGGCCCTGGCCCATGACCTCAAGGCGGTGCCCGTGGTGGATGAGCAGGGAATCTTCTTGGGCGCGGTGCTGAGCCGGACTCTGCTCAATACTCTCTTTCGGGAGGCCAGCGAGGACCTTCTGCGCCTGGGGGGCATCAAGCGTTCCGAATCCATGTTCGACAATGTGCTCAAGCTCCCGGTAGTTGTCTCCCTGGAGCACCGCCTTCCCTGGCTCCTTTTGGGGCTTTTGGGGGGGATGCTGGCCGCCGGCATCATCGGCCGTTTCGAGGGCACCCTGGAGAAGAACCTCATCCTGGCCGCCTTCATCCCCCTCATGGTGTACATGGCGGATGCCGTGGGCACGCAGATGGAGGCCTTCATCATCCGGGACCTGGCGGTGAACCCGGAGCTGGAGTTTTTCCGGTATTTCCGCCGCCAGTTCCTTATTGTCACCCTCATTGGCCTCATCACCAGCGGGGCCCTGGGGGGCTTGAGCTTCCTCCTCTACCGGGCTCCCCGGGTCTCTGTGGTATTGGCTCTGTCCCTGTTTCTCGGCATCATCTCCTCCGTGGTCACCGGCTTGGTCATTCCCTACCTCATGGGCCGCCTGCGGCAGGATCCGGCCAACGCCAGCGGCCCGGTGGCCACCATCCTCCAGGATATTTTGACCGTGGCCATCTTTTTCCTCATCGCCTCCTGGCTCCTGGGGTGAAAAGGTGAAGGAACCCGGGAATCCCGCCACCGCCACTGCTCCCGCCGCGGCCCGGCAAGCCCATGCGGCCCGGCCCCGGCGCCGGCTCCTCAAGGCCCTCCTGGTGACCGGGGTGGTGGCAGTCCTCCTGGCCGGAGCCGTCTGGCACGGCGGCATTCCGATGAGCCGCCTCTATGCGCGTCTTCTCAAGCCGCTGATGAATGCCTGCCTTGCCATCGGGGTGGGCCTGGCTGTGGGGCTGTTCATCGAAAACGCCAGCCTCACCGCCAAAATCGGCCGCCTGACGGCGCCGCTCCTCAGGTTCGGGCACCTCAAGGAGCCCTCGGCCGTGGCCTTCACCACCGCCTTTTTCTCCGCCATCTCCGCCAGCGCCATCCTGATGAATGCCCACAAGGATGAGGTCATTTCCCGGGAGGAGCTCACCATCTCCGCCCTCATCCTCACCTTTCCGGCCTTCTTTGCCCATCTCCCCAGCATGTTTTTCATCATCACGCCCCTGGTGGGGGTGCTGGGCGTCTATTACCTGGCCATTCTTTTGGGGGCCGATCTGCTGCGCACCCTGGGCTACCTCCTCTACGCCCGCTGGCGCCTGCCGGCCTATCAGCCCCGCATCTCTCCGCCTGCCGGTTCCCGGCCGGACTGGCGCCAGGTGCTTCGGGACACCGGCAAAAAATTCCTCACCCGCCTCTATAACATCCTGGTGATCACCATCCCGGTATTTGTGGCCGTCTTTCTGGCCCAGGAAGGGGGGCTCTTCGACTGGCTCAAGGACCACCTGGCCCGGGGGCTGGCGGGCATCGCCCTGCCGGTGGAGGCCTTCAGCATCCTGCTTTTTGCCCTGGCGGCGGAGACCACCGGCGGATTCGCCGCCGCCGGCGCCCTCCTCACCGCGGGCACCTTGAGCCCCGGGGTGGTGCTCTTCACTTTGATTCTGGGCACCATCATCTCCAGCCCCATGCGGGCCATCCGCCACCAGCTGCCCTTTTATCTGGGCATCTACACCCCCGCCTTGGGCCTGCGCCTCATGATCCTGAGCCAACTCTTTCGGGCTTTGAGCCTGCTGCCCTTCCTCCTGCTGGTCTATTGGTGGGGCATGTAAGCCCGGCTGCCTTGACAGCAGCGGCCGGGGGAGAGTATAAGAGCGGCAGGAGGCCGCACATGGCGGGCGCGGGCAAGGTCTTGTTTCTCCTGGACATCAGCTCCTATATCTACCGGGCCTTCCATGCCATCCGGGGCCTCTCCACTTCCCAGGGACTGCCCACCAACGCCGCCTTCGGGGTCACCAGCATGCTCCTCAAGGTGCTGAAAGAGCGGCGGCCGGAATATCTGGCCCTGGTCTTCGACACCAAGGCCCCCACCTTCCGCCATGTGGCCTACCCGGAGTACAAGGCCCACCGCCCGCCCATGCCCGAGGAGCTCTCGGTGCAGCTCCCTTATATTCAGCAGATCATCCAGGCCTTCAATCTGCCGGCGGTGGAGGCGGATGGCTTTGAGGCCGACGACCTCATCTGCACCCTGGCCAAGAAGGCCCGGGCCGCCGGCTGGGAGGTGGAGATCGTCTCCGGCGACCGGGATCTTTTGCCCTGCCTCACCGACGGGGTGAGCATGTGGGACCCCATGCGGGACGTGCGCTATGACCCCGCGGCCATCCGGGAGAAATACGGCCTCACACCCCAGGAGCTGGCGGAGGTCAAGGCCCTGGCGGGCGACCCCAGCGACAACATCCCCGGGGTGCCCGGCATCGGGGAAAAGACCGCCCTCAAGCTCATCCAGCAGTTTCACACGGTGGAAAACCTCCTGGCCCACCTGGAGGAGGTGCCGGAAAAACGGCTGCGGGAGAAGCTGGCCCAATACGCCGACCAGGCCCGCCTCAGCCGGGAGCTGGTGCGCTTAAGCGAGGCCGCGCCGGTGGAGTTCGCGCCGGAGCGCTTCCGCCCCGGCACCCCCGACCGGGAGGCCTTGCGCCGCCTCTTTCTGGAGCTGGAATTCACTCGCTTCACCCAGGAGCTGGGTTTCGACTCCACCTTGGCCGAGGCCTTCCGCCTGGTCACCAAGCCTGGGGAGCTGGCAGAGATCGGCCAGGCCATCCGGGCCAGCGGGGAGCTGGCAGTCTATTTTCTCCTGGGGGAGGGCCACCCGGTGGCCGCGCCGGTGGCCGGAGTGGGCCTCTCCTGGCAGCCCAAGGTAGGGGCCTATGTGCCCTTCGGTTCGGACCTGCCCCCGGAGACTCTCTGGCGGGAGCTGGGCCCCCTCCTGCAAGATCCCGCCATTCGCAAGATCAGCGCCGACCTTAAGACCCTCTGGCTCCTGGGACGGCGCTTCGGCGCGCAACCCGCAGGTTTGGTGGGGGATATTTTGCTCGCCTCCTACCTCCTCAATCCGGCCCGCTACGAGCAGACCGTAGAAAACGTGGCCCTGCACCACCTGGGGATCAATCTGCCAGGGCCCCGGGAACTCCTGGGGCGGCCGGCCCAGGCGGCGGACCTGCCCCCGGAGCTGGCCCTCACCTATGCCGGCGGCCGGGCCGAGGTCTCCCTGGAGCTCTGGCCCAAGCTGGCCGAGGAGCTCAAACGGGAGGGCCTGGGTGAGCTCTATGACACCCTGGAGCTCCCCCTCATCCCGGTTTTGGGGGCCATGGAAGAGGCAGGCATTCTGGTGGACCAGGAGTTTCTGCGCCGCTTCGGCCAGGACCTGGACCGCCAGATGCAACGGCTGGAAGGCGAGATCTACGAGCTGGCGGGGGAGAGCTTCCTCATCAACTCCCCCCAGCAGCTGGGGCGCATCCTCTTTGACAAGCTGAAGCTGACGCCGCAAAAGAAGACCAAGGGCAAGACCGCCTACTCCACCGACATGGAGGTCCTCCAGACCCTGGCGGCGGAGGCCCCCATCGCCGCCAAGGTGCTGGAGTATCGCACCCTGGGGAAGCTCAAGGCCACCTATGTGGAGGCCCTCCTCAAGCTGGTGCACACCGACGGCCGCATCCACACCACCTTCCTCCAGTCGGTGGCGGCCACCGGGCGCCTCTCCAGCCGGGATCCCAATCTCCAGAACATCCCGGTCCGGGGCGAGCTGGGGGGGCAGATCCGCCAGGCCTTCATTGCGCCGCCGGGCTGGCAGCTTCTGGGCGCCGACTACTCCCAGATGGAGCTTCGGCTTCTGGCCCACTTCTCCGAAGACCCGGTCTTGCTGGCCGCCTTTCAGGAAGGGGTGGACATCCACCGGCAGACGGCGGCGGTGGTCTTCGGCATCCACCCGGAGCTGGTGACCCCGGAGATGCGCCGCCAGGCCAAGGTCATCAACTTCGGCATCATCTACGGCATGAGCGCCTTCGGCCTGGCCAAGCAGCTGGGGGTGGGCAACCGCCTGGCCCAGGACTTCATCCAGCGCTATTTCGCCAAGCATACCAAGGTGAAGGAATACCTGGAGGGCACCCTCAAGACCGCCCGGGAGCAGGGCTGGGTCACCACGCTTTTGGGCCGGCGGCGGCAGATTCCCCAGATCACCAGCAGCAACCGGCTGGTGCGCCAGGAGGCGGAGCGCAGCGCCATCAACACGCCGCTTCAGGGCTCCGCCGCGGACCTCATCAAGAAGGCCATGCTGGAGGTGGACCGGGCCCTGCGCCAGCAGGGGAGCGGCGCCCGCCTGCTCTTGCAGCTCCATGACGAACTCCTCCTGGAGGTCCCCGGAGCCGAAGTGAAAAGTGTGGCCCGGCTGGTGAAACAGGCCATGGAGGGGGTGGCCAGCCTGAAGGTGCCCCTGGTGGTGGACCTCCGGGTGGGGTCCAACTGGGGGGAGATGTCACCCTTACGGTGATAAAATGCCAAGGATAACAAATGCTTATTCATCTCAGCGGCTTCAGGGCGGCAGGAGCCCGCGCCGTCTGGCGGGCTTGTCCAGCGGGACCGTCCCCGGCGCGGGGTCGGAGGTTCCCGGCTTTCCTGAGGACCCAGTCGAAAAAAAAATCATGCCAGCCATAATTTTTCTTGCTATCCGGGCCGAGGGTGTATTAAATTAGGGCCAACTTTGTGTAACCCTTAAACCATCTCTTTAAAGGGGGGATAGATGATGAGGAAAGCTTTGGTGAGAAAGGGTTTTGCTTTGGCGATTCTCATGGCGTTTGTCCTCGCCATGGGAGCGGGCTGCTGCGACCAGTGCAAGAAGTACGTCGACGAAGCAAAGATGTACGCCGACCAGGCGGCCGCTTCTGCTTCCAAGGCTGACAGCGCGGCGCGCAACGCGGAAATGGCGGCGGCGGATGCCAAGGCGGCGGCGGACAAGGCCGAAGCGGCGGCTGATCGGGCCGAGGCTGCGGCTGCGAAGGCTGAAGCCTGCATGGTCAAGAAGCTGCGGAAGTAAGCACTGGGACAAAGATGGGAGAGTTCTTCTCTCCAGAAGGGGGTAATCGATGAGGAAGCCGTTTCTGAAAAGAGGTTTCGCGTTGGCGCTCCTCGCGGTCTTTGCCCTGGTGCTGGGAGGCTGCTGCCAGCAGTACTATGATCAGTGCAGAATGTACATGGAGCAGTCCAAGGCTTCCGCGGACAGGGCCGCTGCATCGGTGGTGAAGGCCGAAGCTGCCGCTCAGGATGCCAAAGTCCCCGTACCTCGGGCTTCTGCTGCCGCCAACAAGGCGGAGGCGGCGGCCGCCCGGGCTGAAGACGCGGCCGAGAAATGCTGCGCGATGTATAAGCCTGCCAAGGGCAAGGTCAAGACCAAGGTCAAGAAAACCAAGGTCAAGGCGACCAAAAAGGTCAAGGTCAAGCGGACGAAGTAATCCACGGCCTTATACTCGGGGGGATGTAGCCCCCAATGACACCGGCAGAGGGTGTGGGAGCAGATGCTCACCACACCTTCTGTGTTTTCCACCCCGCTCTCCCCGCCCCCAGCCCTTGGCTTGACAGGGCGCCGGCCCTTGGGTATCTTCATCCAAGTTTCCCCAGGAGGAGCCCCATGGCGCTGGACGAAATCCTCATCACCCGGGCCATCATCGAACGTTACACCGAGAAGCTGCTTGCCAACCTGGATGTGGACGTGGCCATCGTGGGCGGCGGCCCCTCCGGCCTCACCCCCGCCTGGATCCTGGCCTCCAAGGGCTGGAAAGTGGCCGTCTTCGAGCGCAAGCTCTCCATCGGCGGCGGCATGTGGGGCGGCGGCATGATGTTCAACGAGCTGGTCTTCCAGGAAGAGGCCAAACCCATCCTGGACGAGCTGGGAGTGCGCCTGAAGCCCGCCTATCCCGGCTACTTCACCGCCGACGCCATCGAAACCGTCACCACCCTGGCCTCCAAGACCGTCCAGGCCGGGGCCACCATCTTCAACTGCATCAGCGCCGAAGACGTCATGGTGCGGGACGACCGGGTCTGCGGGCTCGTCCTCTCCTGGACCGCAGTGGAGATCGCCGGCCTGCACGTGGACCCCCTCACCATCCGGGCCAAATGCGTGGTGGACGCCACCGGCCACGATATTGAGGTGGTGAAGATCTTTCTGAAGAAAAACCAGCCCGTGAGCCTCTTCACGCCCACCGGCGGCATCGGCGGCGAACGCTCCATGTGGGCCGAGGTGGGGGAAAAGGAGACCGTGGCCCATACCAAGGAGATCTACCCCGGCCTCTTTGTCTCCGGCATGGCCGCCACCGCCACCCACGGCACCTACCGCATGGGCCCCATCTTCGGCGGCATGTTCCTCTCCGGCAAAAAAGTCGCCGACCTCATCCACGAACGCCTCACCGCCGAGTGGTGAGGGTTGAGGGAAGGGCCGGGGGAACGCAGTTCCCCCGCCCTCCCCTCAAACTCCCCACCCCACCCCCTTTATGGGGTTGGGGGTGGGGGTTTGGGGGAGGGAGGCAGGGGCCGCCGGCCCCTGGCCCCCTCCCCCAAATGCCCGGAAGCAACGCCTATGACATACGAAGCGGTTATTGGCTTGGAGGTGCATGCCCAGCTCCTGACGGAGAGCAAGATCTTTTGCGGCTGTGCCACCCGCTTTGGGGCGCCGCCCAATACCCAGGTGTGTCCGGTGTGTCTGGGGATGCCGGGGACTTTGCCGGTATTGAACCGCAAGGCGGTGGAGTATGCCCTGAAGATGGCCTTGGCCACCAATTGCCGGGTGGCCTCGGAGTCGGTCTTTGCCCGCAAGAATTATTTTTATCCCGATCTCCCCAAGGGCTATCAGATCTCCCAATATGAGCGGCCGCTGGCGGAGCAGGGGTATCTGGACATCCAGGTGAACGGGGAAAGCAAGCGCATCGGCATCACCCGCATCCACCTGGAGGAGGACGCCGGCAAGCTGGTGCATAGCGAGACCCGGCCGGTGAGTTTCGTGGATTTCAACCGCACCGGCGTGCCTTTGATTGAGATTGTCAGCCAGCCGGACCTGCGCACGCCGGAGGAGGCGGTGGCATATCTTCAGGGGCTGCGCAACATTTTGCTATACCTGGGCATCTGCGACGGCAACCTGGAGGAGGGCTCGCTGCGCTGCGACGCCAATATTTCTCTCAGACCGGTGGGGCAGGCGGCCTTCGGCACCAAGGTGGAGATCAAGAACATGAACTCCTTCCGCTTCCTCCGCCAGGCCCTGGAGTATGAGATGCGGCGTCAGCGGGCCCTGTTGGCTGAGGGCCGGGAGATTGTTCAGGAGACCCGGCTGTGGGATGCGGCCAAGGGGCAGACCTTCTCCATGCGGGGCAAGGAGGAGGCCCACGACTACCGCTATTTCCCGGACCCGGACCTGGTGCCGCTCCGGGTGCCGGCGGAGTGGCTGGAGGAGATCCGCGGCTCCCTGCCGGAGCTGCCCGCGGCCCGGGCCCGGCGTTTCATGGAGGACTATGGCCTCCCGGAGTATGACGCCGGGGTGCTCACCGCCGACAAGGCCCTGGCGGATTACTTCGAGGCGGTGCTGGCCGTCTTCCCCCGGCCCAAGCCGGTGAGCAACTGGATCATGGCCGAGGTGCTGCGGGAGCTCAAAAAAGAGGAGGCCGGGATTGCCTCCCTGAAAGTGGCCCCTGAAGACCTGGGGCGGCTCCTGGCCCTGGTGGAGGAGGGGGCCATCAGCGGCAAAATCGCCAAGATGGTCTTTGAGGAAATGGTGCAAAGTGGCCGGGGCCCCGAGGCCATCATCCGGGAGCGGGGCTTAAGCCAGATCACCGACGCCGGAGCGCTGGAGGCCCAGGCCCGTGAGATCCTGGCGGCCCACCCCAAGGAGGTGGCGGACTATAAGGCCGGCAAGACCAAGGTCCTGGGCTTTTTTGTGGGCCAGCTGATGCGCCAGACCAAAGGCCAGGCCAACCCGCAGCTGGCCAACGAGGTCTTCCGGAAGCTGCTGTCCGAATAGAAAATCATGGGGGAAGAGCCGAGGAACCGTCGGACCTCCGCCCTTTTAGCAATATTCCCTCCCCGCCCCATCTTAGGCATTGGGAAATCGAGGCCAGCGAGGCGATTAAACAATAAAGGGGGTGGGGGGAGTGGGTTTGGGAGAGGGGGCATGGGTCCATGACCCCTGGCCCCCTCACCCAGGAACTCAGAAAAGGATTCGGCATGATCCCCTACTGCAGCATCTGCTGGCAGGATAACCGGGTGCGCCTCCTGGACCAGCGCCGCCTGCCCCAGGAAGAAGTGTACCTGGAAACCGCGGATTACCGGGAGGTCATCGAGGCCATCCGCACCCTGGCCATCCGGGGGGCGCCGGCCATCGGGGTAGCCGCGGCCATGGCCGCGGCGCTGGGCGCCCTGGAGATCACCACCGACGACCCGGGGGAGTTTCAGGCCCGGTTTCAGGAGATCCTGCGGGAGATCGCCAAGGCCCGGCCCACCGCGGTGAATCTCTTCTGGGCCCTGGAGCGCATGGAACGGGTGGCAAAAGCACATGCCGGAGAGCCGGTGGCGGCCCTCAAAGAGCGGCTGGTGCACGAAGCCCAGGCCATCCTGAAGGAGGATGACACCATCAACCGGCATCTGGCGGCCCACGGCCAGGTGCTCATCCCCGAGGGTGGTCGGGTGCTCACCCACTGCAACACCGGCGCCTTGGCCACCGGCGCCTACGGCACCGCCTTGGGGGTGCTCCGGGCCGCCTGGGAGGCCGGCCGGCGCTTTTCGGTGTGGGTGGATGAGACCCGGCCGCTTTTGCAGGGCGCCCGCCTCACCACCTGGGAGCTGGGGAAGATCGGCATCCCCTACACCCTCATCCCCGATGGCGCCGCCGCCTTCCTCATGCAAAAGAAGCAGGTGGATCTGGTGATCGTGGGGGCGGACCGCATTGCCGGCAATGGCGACACCGCCAACAAGATCGGCACCTACGGCCTGGCGGTCCTGGCCCGCTACCACGGGGTGCCGTTTTACGTCGCTGCGCCCCTGTCCACCTTTGACTTTGCCCTCGCCGACGGCAGCCAGATCCCGGTGGAGGAGCGGGAGCCTGATGAAGTCACCTGCCTCTGGGGGCAGCCGGTGGCGCCGCCAGGGGCCCCGGCCCTGAACCTGGCCTTTGACGTCACCCCCAACGAACTTATCAGCGGCATCATCACGGAGCGGGGCATCGCCACGCCCCCATATCCCTCCAGCCTGAAACCCTGGAAACGCAGCCAAGGATGATCCCATGCGGCGTCTTGTTTCGTTGCTGACCCTGGTCGCGGCCGTGAGCCTGGCCCTCCCGGCCTGGGGCTCCGGCCCCTTTAACATCCGCCTGCCCCGCAGCCCGCAGGGCGTGGACCCGGAGGCCGTCACCGTGGTGGGGGAGGTGCGCAAATACACCATCAAAAAAGGGGACAGTCTCTTGGAGCTGGCCCGGGACTTCGGTCTGGGCTACCACGACCTGGCGGTCCTGCACCGCCAATACGACCCCTTCATCCCCCCCGCCGGGGCGGTGATCACCGTGCCCACCAAGTGGATCATCCCGGATAACCGGGGCCGGAACATCATCGTCAATACCGGCCAGATGCGCCTTTACTTCTACCAGAACAACGCCACCCAGGTATATACCTACCCCATCGGCATGGGCGTGCTGGATTTCAAGACCCCCACCGGCGTCTTCCGGGTGGTGGAAAAGAAGGTGAAACCCGCCTGGCACATCCCCAAAAGCCTGCAGGCGAAATACGGCATGACGGTGATGCCCCCCGGGCCGGACAACCCCCTGGGCGACTACAAGCTCACCCTCTCCTGGGGCGATTACGGCATCCACGGCACCCACATGCCCCTGGGGGTGGGCCGCCTGGTGAGCCACGGCTGCACCCGCATGTACCCGGAGCACATCAAGGAACTCTTCCCCAAGGTGCCGGTGGGGGCTACGGTGGAATACATCTACGAGCCGGCCCTGGTGGGCTTCAAACACGGCCGCATCTTCCTCTCCATACACGAGGACTTCTACTTCAAGATCCGCTCCATGCTCCTGCACGTGCTCAGCCTGCTGGAAAACAAAGGCCTGGCGGAACAGGTGGACATGCGCAAGGTGATGCAGGCAGTGGAAGAACAAAACGGCCTGCCGGTGGACATCACCCGCACCGGCGCGTCCTCCTATTGGAGCCGGATGGAGTAAGGCGGGGAGAGGTAAAACATGAGGGGAGGGCCGGGGGAGCCGTGGCTCCCCCGCCCTCCCCTCATGCTCCCCACCCAACCCCCTTTATGGGGTTGGGGGAGAGGGTGTGGGAGAGGGGGCAGGGGGCCACTGCCCCCTGGCCCCCTCTCCCAAGTTCCTGCCGGCCGAGTCTCAGCCGCCGGCGGCGGCGTCGAAGCGGTAGCGTTCCTCCACGATGCGTTCCACTTCCTCTTCCGTGGGCATGCTGTCCCGGTAGCCGGCCAGGTATTGGTTGCGGAGCCAGCGGAAGAGGCTCACGGTTTCGTTGACCCGGACGATTTCCGGGATGTCGCCGCTCTTCACGGTCTTGATGTGGGGGGTGTACTGCCCCAGGGTGGAGACCACGTCGTAGAAGGTGGCGGCCTCCCGTTTCACGCCCCGCTTGAAGGAGCGGCCCTCCTTGGGGTAGATGAGTTCGGGGTCGGGGTTGCCGGAGATGTCCAGGCGCTGGAAGGGCCGGCGCACCGCCACCTGCCATTTGCGGGACTCCACCATCATGCGGGCGATGAGGGGCCCGGCCCAGTCGTGGGTGATGTGGCCCTGGGGGCAGGTGGAGAAGAACTCCACCACCGAGGGGCCGTTGTAGGCGATGGCCTCCTTGAGGATGTTGATGGCGTAGAAGGGGTTGTCGATGCTCAGCTTGGCCGCGTACACGTGGCTGATGGCCATGGCCTGGGCGATGATCCGCCGGTGCAGGGTGGTCTTGCCGGCGTATTTCCGGCCGATGGGGCTGGTGGAGCGGTCGGTGCCGAAGCGGGTGGCCCCGGACTTCTGCACGCCGGTGTTCATGTAGCCCTCGTTGTTGTAGATCACCCAGGTGACGTCGAAGTTTTCGCCCAGGGCGTAGTTGAAGGGGCCGTTGCCGATGTCGTAGATGGCGCCGTCCCCGGCAAAGACGATGATCTTGGTGAGCACGTCGTTGAAGCGGTCCACGTAAGCCTGATCCAGGGTGAACTTGGCTCCCAGGGCGG
The genomic region above belongs to Desulfobaccales bacterium and contains:
- a CDS encoding YcaO-like family protein, which codes for MLRPLRLDDVYKGYTYDLDKVVEPGKTIAWVKERLAGLDLKILKQVVRIDSGRLDIPVYISLVDVDAMRVMPTRKQMGKGATPAQAEASALMELVERFSFFSFLEEGPLIYGRAREFGEGALPFRYLARSLFDASPAAELAERLYPDWPLYFAPATNLASGEAVLLPFHWFYLIEEFNGPAAGNCPEEAVLQGLCEVVERHVGSVISHERLPTPLIDPESATDPVVRELLDKFRRNGIRLWLRDFSLDTGIPTVGALAYDPATFPEKSEIVFTAGTTTSPEKSLARALTEIAQLAGDFHRRTSYRPTLPKYGSLKEAAYLMAEGPMVPLASLPDISHDNLRVEISRAVEALGKLGLEPLAVDLTHPGLQIPVYYLLIPGTHFLERTRNTDTLFHLARTAALYARPADALEALARLQALAPERFEVPFFLGVVQENLGEPAAALESFRRSLTLGPPAHEVASVYVHLGSCLKDLGEYDQAVAALGQARELNPELKEAHHLLGFCFFKLGAHEEAVACFERCIELDPGSGIDYANLGVNLLRLGHCREAAYVLQQALDLDPSLDFARRMLKEALG
- a CDS encoding magnesium transporter yields the protein MLKPPVCDFSRYPPESAGRLLTCQVPVVSQEATIAAVERLLLTHARDFESISYVYVVDEAGCLTGVLSIKEVFQQEKRRPVAEVMVTRLATVPPAADQERVVHLALAHDLKAVPVVDEQGIFLGAVLSRTLLNTLFREASEDLLRLGGIKRSESMFDNVLKLPVVVSLEHRLPWLLLGLLGGMLAAGIIGRFEGTLEKNLILAAFIPLMVYMADAVGTQMEAFIIRDLAVNPELEFFRYFRRQFLIVTLIGLITSGALGGLSFLLYRAPRVSVVLALSLFLGIISSVVTGLVIPYLMGRLRQDPANASGPVATILQDILTVAIFFLIASWLLG
- the polA gene encoding DNA polymerase I, encoding MAGAGKVLFLLDISSYIYRAFHAIRGLSTSQGLPTNAAFGVTSMLLKVLKERRPEYLALVFDTKAPTFRHVAYPEYKAHRPPMPEELSVQLPYIQQIIQAFNLPAVEADGFEADDLICTLAKKARAAGWEVEIVSGDRDLLPCLTDGVSMWDPMRDVRYDPAAIREKYGLTPQELAEVKALAGDPSDNIPGVPGIGEKTALKLIQQFHTVENLLAHLEEVPEKRLREKLAQYADQARLSRELVRLSEAAPVEFAPERFRPGTPDREALRRLFLELEFTRFTQELGFDSTLAEAFRLVTKPGELAEIGQAIRASGELAVYFLLGEGHPVAAPVAGVGLSWQPKVGAYVPFGSDLPPETLWRELGPLLQDPAIRKISADLKTLWLLGRRFGAQPAGLVGDILLASYLLNPARYEQTVENVALHHLGINLPGPRELLGRPAQAADLPPELALTYAGGRAEVSLELWPKLAEELKREGLGELYDTLELPLIPVLGAMEEAGILVDQEFLRRFGQDLDRQMQRLEGEIYELAGESFLINSPQQLGRILFDKLKLTPQKKTKGKTAYSTDMEVLQTLAAEAPIAAKVLEYRTLGKLKATYVEALLKLVHTDGRIHTTFLQSVAATGRLSSRDPNLQNIPVRGELGGQIRQAFIAPPGWQLLGADYSQMELRLLAHFSEDPVLLAAFQEGVDIHRQTAAVVFGIHPELVTPEMRRQAKVINFGIIYGMSAFGLAKQLGVGNRLAQDFIQRYFAKHTKVKEYLEGTLKTAREQGWVTTLLGRRRQIPQITSSNRLVRQEAERSAINTPLQGSAADLIKKAMLEVDRALRQQGSGARLLLQLHDELLLEVPGAEVKSVARLVKQAMEGVASLKVPLVVDLRVGSNWGEMSPLR
- a CDS encoding sulfide-dependent adenosine diphosphate thiazole synthase, encoding MALDEILITRAIIERYTEKLLANLDVDVAIVGGGPSGLTPAWILASKGWKVAVFERKLSIGGGMWGGGMMFNELVFQEEAKPILDELGVRLKPAYPGYFTADAIETVTTLASKTVQAGATIFNCISAEDVMVRDDRVCGLVLSWTAVEIAGLHVDPLTIRAKCVVDATGHDIEVVKIFLKKNQPVSLFTPTGGIGGERSMWAEVGEKETVAHTKEIYPGLFVSGMAATATHGTYRMGPIFGGMFLSGKKVADLIHERLTAEW